One window from the genome of Ananas comosus cultivar F153 unplaced genomic scaffold, ASM154086v1, whole genome shotgun sequence encodes:
- the LOC109703814 gene encoding putative disease resistance protein RGA3: MDAQVLEGLRPPPDLRLLEIVGYQGCLLPSWMVGDQHLLHNLMSLELVECRQLKQLPTLSRTLKTLVLFACSSLPIASKEDLAIIRSTQDLRISQVVTFMEGSVATYGSCIASKIEWDLRRGYDSQKLCNWLEKAMGIVYQNLQEEEEEEEEEEAQLVLPSSLYSLYISSCPLTDSTLQQVLQGLTSIRSLDLFNIVSLTSLPSADVLGCLTMLEELYIKQCWFLTSLGGLQALGSLEILTISFCPSLSAEGGSTSILLPSSLEWLEIEACHWKHLDDSQPDPTSAIDSEGSDIPFAASLQLGHLKSLSKLSITYCPNIGSLLGLQELNNLGDLTLMGCPKLAHAETKLGSLSIRWFSTDAPSMLDVLLAEEALASLQHLRIAEFKEESFRSEEEQVFQHLTLLEYLVFESCSSIKSLPNNLESLSSLEGLRIINCPNIISLSDLPRSLLCLHWEHCNPVLKGRCQKPHGQDWCKISHIPTVSLD; this comes from the coding sequence ATGGATGCACAAGTACTCGAGGGTCTTCGTCCGCCTCCCGATCTTCGTCTTCTCGAAATCGTAGGCTATCAGGGTTGCCTATTGCCAAGTTGGATGGTAGGAGACCAACACCTCTTACACAATCTTATGTCTCTTGAGCTTGTCGAATGTCGACAGCTAAAGCAACTCCCGACCCTTTCCCGAACCCTGAAAACGCTCGTGCTTTTTGCTTGCTCCTCCCTTCCAATTGCCTCCAAAGAGGATTTAGCAATTATTAGGTCCACGCAAGACTTAAGAATTTCACAAGTAGTGACTTTTATGGAGGGCTCGGTTGCTACGTACGGATCCTGCATTGCATCGAAAATAGAGTGGGATTTACGGCGTGGGTATGATTCACAGAAATTGTGCAATTGGCTAGAAAAGGCAATGGGCATTGTCTACCAAAACctgcaggaggaggaggaggaggaggaggaggaggaggcgcagCTAGTCCTGCCCTCTTCTCTTTACAGTCTTTATATCAGCTCATGTCCGCTCACCGACAGCACATTGCAGCAAGTTTTGCAAGGTCTTACTTCTATCCGGTCCCTAGATCTTTTTAATATTGTTTCTCTTACATCCCTTCCCTCGGCGGATGTGTTGGGATGTCTGACGATGCTTGAAGAGCTATACATCAAACAATGCTGGTTCCTAACCTCGCTGGGGGGTTTGCAAGCCCTCGGCTCACTGGAGATACTCACCATATCCTTTTGCCCCAGCCTATCCGCAGAAGGTGGCAGCACCTCTATCCTCCTGCCCTCATCTCTAGAGTGGCTCGAGATCGAGGCATGTCATTGGAAGCATTTGGATGATTCGCAGCCTGATCCGACTTCCGCAATCGATTCAGAGGGCTCGGACATCCCATTCGCGGCATCCCTTCAGCTGGGTCATCTGAAGTCACTCTCGAAATTGAGCATCACCTACTGTCCAAATATTGGTTCGTTGCTCGGTTTGCAAGAGTTGAATAACCTTGGAGATCTAACTCTGATGGGATGTCCGAAACTCGCCCATGCAGAAACCAAGCTAGGGAGTCTCTCAATAAGATGGTTCAGCACTGATGCTCCCTCGATGCTCGATGTCCTGCTCGCAGAAGAAGCCCTTGCCTCTCTCCAGCACTTGCGTATTGCGGAGTTCAAAGAAGAATCATTCAGGTCGGAGGAAGAGCAAGTGTTTCAGCACCTCACCTTGCTCGAATACCTAGTCTTCGAGAGTTGTAGCAGCATCAAGTCCTTGCCCAACAACTTGGAAAGCCTATCATCCCTTGAAGGCCTGCGTATTATCAACTGCCCAAATATCATATCATTATCGGATCTGCCGAGATCACT